The following DNA comes from Vespa velutina chromosome 11, iVesVel2.1, whole genome shotgun sequence.
aaagtaaaaaaaaaaaaaaaaaacaattataatttaatagaatataaaaaaatcctgagattgaaagaagaagaaacaaatttgataaaaaagattgataatccaattataatttaaaaaattgatctatatagaacataaaataataataataataaaaataataataataaaatgtacaaGGTTGTTAATaccatataaaaattctttttcacagCAAGCCTCCTCGGTCCAATTCTTTGCAGATTACGATAAGTCAtccggtaattttataatggaCGTCGACGGAAACACGTTATTGGACGTTTATATGCAAATTTCGTCGATACCTTTAGGCTATAATCATCCAGCCATGTTGAATGCTGTCGCTGATCCAGTAAATCAAGTGAGTccaaataacgaaagaaaaaaaaaaagaaataaaagaaaaaccatgAAACTTTGAAAAGGTCGATTGggaacatttataaattttttttcttttctttttttttttttagagaatcATGGTAAACAGGCCAGCGTTAGGTGTATTTCCGGGGAAAGAATGGCCTAACAgattgaaacaaatttttcttaggAAAGAGGTAAatcaattgattaattaagtaattaataacaacCTCGAAGGAATAAACAGATAAAATTAAGATTTCAATATTTAGGTCGCTCCTCCAGGATTGTCACAGATTACAACGATGATGTGTGGTTCTTGTTCGAACGAGAATggtttcaaaaatattttcatgtgGTACgcagagaaagaacgaaagggtGCACCCTTTACAAAAGAGGAAATGCAAACGTGTATGATGAATCTATCACCAGGTTCCCCTAAATATTCGATCATGTCTTTTAAAGGTAtgccttaaaaaaaaaaaaaaaaaaagaaaaagaaaaagataaagagaaaagaagaaggatttaCAAATACGATTTCGTTTATCATCAGGTGCATTCCATGGTAGAACTTTAGGTTCCTTATCAACGACtcatagtaaatatatacacaagaTTGATGTACCGGCTTTTGATTGGCCAATTGCTTCATTTCCTGAATACAAATATCCTCTAGAAGATAATATTCGAGAAAATCAAGAAGAGGATAAACGTTGTTTGGCCGAGGTAtcaatatttagaaatattctatgccaattgaaaaaattatagtgAATAACTTTAAATCCTTTCTCTTCAATGATAGGTCGAAGAACTGATTGAAAAGTACAAAACTGAAAAGAAGATACCTGTAGCCGGTGTCATAATCGAACCAATTCAATCCGAAGGTGGTGACAATCATGCATCTCCCGAATTCTTTCAAGAACTTCGTCGTATAACATCCAAAGTACAATCGATTTCGTCGCAATTACATTATACTTGATAgcttgatttttttattatcaatttaatatttttcttttagcaCGGAATAGCTTTGCTTATCGATGAAGTACAAACAGGCGGTGGACCAACCGGAAAAATGTGGTGTCACGaacatttcaatttaaattcacCGCCAGATTTGGTTACCTTTAGCAAGAAAATGCAATTGGgtggttattatcatcgagAAGATTTGAggtatgaaataattttttaaagatatatttcaatattgattacatttgttttttctttcatttcaccATAGACCAAAGCAATCCTATCGTGTATTTAATACGTGGATGGGTGACCCTagtaaattgatattattggaAGTAGTGTTAGACaccataataaaagaaaatcttttaaaacaAGTTACCCGTGTTGGTAATTACATGTTAAAGGAATTGAATGCTCTTCAAAATGAACATTCTACAATAATGAATTCCGTTCGTGGTCGTGGAACGTTCATAGCTTTCAATTGCGAGACATCTGAACGTCGAGATGCTCTTATCAAAAGATTATTAGCTAAAGGTAAGAATGTTTccatttgtataaaatttcaataatatacgTCTTATTTTTTCGTATACTGGAATATGTATTTTTCCGTTATAAATAGGTATACAAACAGGTGGATGTGGTGATAAAGCAGTAAGATTAAGACCAGCGTTAACATTCACGGAACATCATGCTGATATATTTTTGGACGCTTTACGAGGCGTTTTAAAAACTTAAAATCTTAAGGTCTTATGAATGCCTTTTGATCGATTATTCAATCACATGTCTTCCAtagattatagatataattttaaagaatttattataaatatctacaaAATGTATCCTTAGGTAATGACATATTTTTGTATGGCAGTTTTATCATCGTATAAATAATGTGACCGATTCAATcttcgaaatttatttgatcagACATATTTAGTATTGATAAgaagtttattataattaacgtttaatCTCTtgcttctttattattgttattatatctgttattattattattattgttactattatcattattattattattatcattatatcttgatctttttcttgtaaatttctttaattacgtAAACttgcatttatattttcttcagtCATTCTTATCTCTCGTATCTctcttaaatttatatatttattcgtatttttttcttttttacataaaactaatatgaaaaattattttttatcaaacgttCAATTTTAAACGCAGCACATTTTAATAGCACTTTAATATACGATAGTACAAAACATTTGTTCCTgtaatattaactttatatctCTCATAATATTGTTTGGctgttcttttttaatattccttaaatctaatttaattaaatagttAATAATACATTCATAACTTAGTTcgaataatcattaaatttaaattatgcttttattgttataattaatttttctaaaatatgtaaaatttttaagaaactattgtatataattacaatatgtCTTCCAAACGACTGCCAATAAATTCTGTTAAGCATATATTAGACCTActaccatttctttttttctcaatatagaattatatatgaatattttaactaTTTCACTTAGATCAAAGAAAttgctttatttatatttatttatttattcattctttttagaATACCTACGAAATGTTCATGTTCCTGGCAATGCATTTTTTGCATCATATAcgctataatttttatctaaaaaaaaaaaaagaatgttttatttaatagatcTAAGTCTATAAACcgtaaattaaaacaaatccAAAGTCTGTATACCTTAACTTTAGGATCAACAGAACCATGTCGTTGAGATAAATTCCATAGATTTACAGCAATATTTGCTAATGCAGGTTGACGTAAATCTGCCCttattataaaacgattaaaaagttCTAACGCAAGAATGGATTGCTTATCCAATTGATCTGTAGATCcgagatattttaaatgattaagaATTTCTTCTACTATTTTAGAACATATTTTGTTGACCTCTTCAAGAAACTTTTGATTCGATccataaaatttatcattagaGTCAacctaaaaaaatatctttttcttcttttttatctgtataaataaaaaaatagaagaaaaagaagagcatACACGAAGAAGCTGAATAATACAGATTACCTTGTCTATATGATAGGGATAATTCTCTTGAGTCACAGTTGAAAGAAGATCAAGGACACGTAAATATAAGTATGCTTTAGTTGAGGTACTTTCATCACAACAACGTTGTACAGCATTTAGCAAACctcttatcaaatataaaacacCATGTTCTGGACTATCCTAATATGTCAAAAATACTTGCTTTTTATCAAAAAGTTTGGTTTTatcttacatatatttttatctatgaatatgaataacacataaatacataccgGAACCACCAATAAGGTAGACAAAAAATTGTACAGATATGATAGCAAATATGGCTGtgaatttttttgtcttccatCAATGTCTATAGTTTTAGGCATCTCTGGAACTAAGCTTAATGCTGCTTTGAAACAAGCATCAgctaataaaattgtaaacaaaaaaaaatgtatatttttaaaatcaatatatgaataaaacagtattttaatatcttagtACTTTACCTTGACCCAAACATTGATTTAAAAGTGCTACTTGTCCTGATAGTAGATATAATTGAAGACGAGTATATACTAAAGTTAATGATGGTATAGTTATGAAACAAAATGCTGCACATGCACGTACAAATGCTGAAGTTCTTCTAGTATGATGCCCACGAACTATTTTCCTTGTATCTACAGCTAGTCTATTCACACTCTAATTACAGagttgtaaatatatttgaattattgaacatctattttatattaaatgtagatcattaaatatttctcatacCTGTATAAGTTGTATATGGACACTATCCAAGTTAGGGAAAGCTGCTCTGGCTTCAACATAAAAATTAAGTTGCTTTTCAAAATCACGCCCATAATCAACTCGTTGTACAAGGCCACAAATTAATTGGCCTATTTGACGTTTCTCATCTTCGACGGTTAAAGCACtgtgattattaattaatacatgtagaatatataaatataaatataaataataaaaaatttttacattatttatagcAACAAGTTATATATACCTAACAGAATCATGCATTATCCTGGCGATAAACATTAaagcatttataataattggaTCTGTAATAGGACTATTTTGATTGCTTAAACCTTCTATAATGGTTTTACAAACCTCAACTCTAATACTTTCCTTGTGGAACAAATCTATCAGTGGCAAAAAGTTATcctaaaatgaaattaaaattttactatatcaataaaataataaaatcggatatataaaaaatattttatttaccatAGCCAATAAAGATTCAAAATCTTGTGTATAAGCAACTATTTTTTCTACAACCGTTTGCAATTGTGAATAATAGTGCTCGAATGTTCTATTTGGACTAAGACGATCAATTATTTGTCcaaaaaacaaattcaattCGTTAAccttgaatataaataatacatattatgaaatatacattatatatatatatatatatatatatatatgcaattttatattttgcacaaaattttataaccTACAGAAAAATGCAAAACTGTAAATTGTATCCAAATTTCTATGCAATGCATGAATTTAGTAGGATCTTTGAGCTCGCTTATGTACTTCCATATTATTTGAAGTATCGCTTGGCAGTCCTCTTTCGGTGGGGATTCTTTTATAAGACATTCACCTAAGGTTCTGTATAATAGATGCTGTGGATATCCTATTATATGacaaaaaaagtttaatacaATACCTAtctaagtaaaaaataatagtctATTTAAATTACTTGAAATGATGTAATTTATCTCATTCATTACCATCATCTTTACTTTCTGctattaaatttacaaaatccATTGCACGTGCAGCAATATAGACTGGTCTGAATGCTGTCAATACAGAGTTTAGCAATAAAGAactaaagcaaaaaaaagataaaaaacaataaattattatataaaattaaaataatacagtaatatcaaaatatcaaaataaatataataccttTTTGTCTGTTGTTTGAACCGAGAAAGAACTTCCTCTAAAAGAATATCTGAAGCTGTTGCTACCAAAACTTGTAAAATCCAATCTAATGCAGgcaaataaagatttaaatatgaatacaAAGTCATATTTTGTTTACCCAATTCATTTTTTACAGATTGTCCAAATAATTGAtgatatgtaaaaagaaagtcGTATAGATTATCTTTTGCAAATTCAAAATCTGAAGTTTTATTTAAAGCAAGTCCTACTCTACACAGGTAACATCTAGCATAGACAGCTATTAGAGGATTTCCAATCCCTCGTATCATTCGAGTAATGCGTAATAGAGCTGTGTTAAATTCGCTAAAACCAAAAATGAATAGTTAATATTAACAAgtttcttaaaattattactgAGATAATTATAAGTAAATTATCTTACCTTGTTGTTAGAAAActataagattttattattgccATCTCTACATAAAGTCTTGGAACTAATTCTCTTATCGAAGCTATTTTATAAAACCAATTACGACAAgtttcttttgcattttctGGAACCATACTTGGTGTAAAATTATCAGGTAAGCTTGTTGGAACTTTACTTCCGGGTCTAtacaaattttgtataattaaaatacatggtaaattgaattaaatgttaataaagtgaaaaaagtaGTGAAACTAACTTGTAATATTCAGCTTTCACCTTCAATCTTTCATACACAAGTTTGccaaaaatatctaaaatatctGTGATCAATACAAATTTACTAGGATAAAAGGCCATTACAGATGTATCCACTAATAATTTAGCACACTAAAAAATCAGATTTAATGTAAtctattaacatattttttattattacttattgaaaagaaatttttaaaaagccATACTTGAATTGCAATTTTCAATGCTTTAACTCTTTGATCAGAATGCCAAGCTTGTactaattcattatttaattgcTCAATCCTTGCAGTATATTCCTGCTGTGATAAATCTAACATTTGTCTGACAGATCCTTCTTCAAAGTCATCCAATTGTTCTAATCTTGTTCGTACTTTATCAACCATTGTACCACTTGGCTGCACTTTGACCATAACTacaattaaattgtaaatatcacAATATTACAAGATCTGATGCAAATTATAATATGGATtgtaactataatataaaaataaatacctttttctcctcctgaTAAAAAACTAGTAacgattgataatttttctgaagttgtatatttacttaaaataGCATTACGTCTAGCCAACCATGGTTCTATTAACTCATCTGTAGTATCTCTAGGCTTTTTACCAGGAACTGCTGTTACACAAGAGTAATCCCACTGCAATGCacatttataatcatattacaTCTTCCTattccttttaaaaaattattatataaattacttcATCTGCAGCCATTTTAGATAAAGGATCCAATTCTTCACGTGCGAATTGTGTAAGTGGATCCGAACCATCCAAAGCAGAATGACTCAATAATGGATCCATAGACAAATTTGTTGGTAAAGGTGTATGAGTTGGAGTCGGTGTTCCTGTAGAAGAACCTGTACTTGTACTTCGTAATACATTTCGTCTAACTCCACTACGTCCGTCAATTaactacaaaaaaataaatttcgtagaattttttttataataaaatattatctattattacaatttcttACTGTAACAGTAACCGGCTTCAAAGGATGTTCAGTCACTTCTTCTAATCGAGCATGTTTCACAGATCCATAATCTACTGATTTTGCTATcctatgataaataaatacatgacAAATTTACTCATAAAAAGTAATAcgtataaaatgataagattttaaaaacttttaataaatatataccatTCTATTTCCGTCATTTTATCTgctcatttatatattctattaatatatatatatatatgtatatatataaatatataattatatattacataaaatacacAGTTTTAacataaaacttttttaataattagatCACAtactaaattaaatataattcagatttaagatttgtttttaacactaaatgataatattttaaataacgacAAATAACTAGCGTTTCTGTACAATATattagtgtatatataattcaataaattagaaagtatataaaattcattgatgATAAACGAATGATATTGCCGGgaagataaaattatcttatcatcaatataaataacttCTTCTTGAATAATTATCTGTATTCATAACGTGAAATAGCTATAAAAGCTATTAtactattttgtaataaattaataacaaaatctcaataaaaaaatgtattttgtcAGTTAAATACAATAACAGCTCTTAAAGCGCATGATACACAAAACTACTACAATGACATCTATTGTCATTGtaagaaattgtaaatatgCGGAAATCAAGACGTATAAACGATCGGTAAATCTATCGTTTTCCATTTACATCAGAGATTAACGTTTTTGACGCCAGTATTTCAAGGGAGGAAAATTATTGTTCatcaaatttattcaataatacatattaaaagttaacattcaataaatattttgattataatcTGAAAACGATAGTTTTCGATAGTAAGGATAATCTCTATAAGTAAATATGTtagttataaaatacattagaATCATTAGAAAACTACAACtctttaagaaattaaaatttcgtaattcatttattaaaatttcgatttgaaaaaaatgtcaattcatttttatatgataattaagaaataatttttaaataattaattttgacgGCAGCTTATACATTTTTGCCATTACGACAAATGGCGACTACTCCCCCTACCTAACTTTAACTAACTTCACTTTGCCTAATGgttagaattatattatatatatatatatatatatatatatatatatatatatgtatatatatagagagatatacatacatatatatatgtactcacacatatatataatatatatatatattaaagtttgTAAAAGTATAGTCAATTGAATTGATATCTCGTGTAGAAACTCATCTAGGAAAGATTTTATATCTTCAGGTGGCTAATCTGATATAAGATACCACTATAATATTCGttctaacaaaaaaagacaCACTTTCCAACACCCTCTACTTCCTTGAAAGGTCCGAGCTCTGTTCCTGCTATCAGGTATCTTGGGCTTGACTTGTGAAAGTCAAGATTTTGCGTTATAAATTGTGAAATGTCAGCGGTAGACGATATTTTGGAAAGTTGGGAAGACATAGATGATCCAGGGGTAGGTTAACCattggaatattttcttaataataatcttttcaatctaattaataatgtaagtAATCGTGTTAACCTATTTTACACATGAAATCTTTCAAGTGCGAATTTCTCTAAGCAGTGAGCATATCGATGCGCACTTGTTGTGATcattatgttaattaatatttttgtttgctcaatataatatttatgtgtacatataaacttataaatttttcgaatatttcattaccctagtatgatttatataaatctatgaTAAATATGGAAAGAGTTAGcgaagatttttttcaatacttcCACATTTCTTGAGAATATATTGCTACAGTactatgaataaaatattgatgGATAAACATATGTtaagtaaatacataattgatataatataagcccttaatttcaaaaatcaatatattttataaaacttatatGTTTGttgatatgataataatagaatatttttaaatataaattagattatataatattttaggtCCTTGATAAAAAATTGGATGTTCTCCGATTGAATGCTGTAGAAGCATTAGAAGAGATAGAAGCTTCTAGGTATGTTCATTAAttgcttttaataaatataatattgatgtgattaatgcaaatataaatattttatgttttagcttaaagattaataacaataatacaaataatacaaGAATGATAATTTTGGGTGAAGATGGGATGAGATCTCAATATGTACCTCCAAAGCCAAcagtaaagatattaaaaagaccTACAAGAGATTCCCAAGGTAGTGGCGATGGTCCATTACTAAATGGAGACAAACCGAAACAACctattaaatcattaaaacaGGTATACATGGAAACTAAAATATATCCATGCATAGGTAAGGTTTATCTcaatataattcaaaattatatagagGGAGCAAGAATATGCAGAggcaagaagaagaattttaggagaagagaaaagtcctgaagaaaaagtaatacaagaaataaatagaattcaACCAAAGTCAGTTGTACCAGGTGGAAGTGCTCTTCCCAGTAATGTTACTCGTATGCCTATCGGTCCAGATGGAACACGGGGATTTAATGTACGCAGGTAGCATGTCTTCCAGGGAACTATCCTTATCACCcatctttttcctctccttccttcttcttggcATGGGAAAGAGAGGCGGCTATGAGGCCGACAGCAGAGAGCAGCCTCGTGTTCCTGATCAACTGCGAGCATTTAACTCGATTGGTCTTAAGAGGAACACATTGAGAGCTGTGCCCTGCAGGTCATTACATAGAGATCGCACACGTGGATccagattatattttatcggcGAAGAAACGTCACTATAATGGTGGTAACATTCATTGCcagattaatattatgatttgttaatgtttgttatattttaagagctcctatttgaaaaaaaaaaaaaagaaaacaaagaaaaaaattgcaattgaattaaaattctgAACAATGCCATGTGgaatgcaaagaaaaaaaagataaattttaatatactgtaaaattacattttattcccagaacttgtaatattatttaagtatattAACTGACCTATAACAATAAAAGAGTTACCTATATGTTATTTTCGTAGTACTATCTACAATtaggtatagaaaaaaaaacaaacattcTTATGTTTACAAGGTAATAACAACTTGGAtcttgtttataaatatcaaattgtAATCgtgaaatgtttatatataaaatacttaaatgaaaattgtttattattaaatttctatataactCCCTCTCCTAATAATATCCACACTATCAATAATTCGCGTGTatacaagaataataacataagTAGTAGTTGTTTTAAAttttggattaaaaaaaattgtatttgtCATTTGTCTGTTCGCAATGGCCTAATGTAACATCtccgatatatataataacaaaaaacattttcatctcgcaataaaaatatccttcAACATTTGTTGAAATCAGTTTATGTTGATAATCAGAATAAGAAATTCTTATCGTTTGATAAAACTTATAGCGCTATAACTCTAcgatttatatgataatttagTTGAATTTTACATGTTGGCAACATTTTACTATATGTTTTGTAGAATCACGATACACATATATCAGGGTATATCATGGCGCATGTCAAACTGTGCGTCTGCTATCGCTTCGTCGGTCACCCGTCATAGAAAAGGGTGTTCtagaaattttgaaatgaaaCATAGAAATTCTTTGCAACGATAGATATTTGTGATATATTCTACATATTTACTATTCGTCAtacaatatatgaaaaatatggcAGAATCAGCTGGGCCGATCCTTCATGTCATAGTCGTTGGATTTCATCATAAAAAAGGATGTCAAGTAAGTGGATTTCTTCTGACAGAATTAATAACCTTTATTTGATACgttttaataacgttattgataatttagaattcgtttattttcgtGATAATTCGTCAtcaatacaaattatattttttcgccGATAATTACAATGATCATTAATGTCGtccaattttaaaattataaattaaaatctaatcAGATTATACACAgactcatttatattttatatcttttatcgttttaatattttttaacgcaTAGGTAGAATACTCTTTTCCGCCTTTAGTGCCTGGTGCACCAAATGAGTGTCCGCTTGGTTGGAAGTACTTACCAACTTTAGCGTTACCTGATGGATCTCATAATTATGACGAAGATAcagtttattttcatttgccTAGTCTCAATGATCCAAAACGTACCATATATGGTATTTCTTGTTTTAGACAAATTCCTGTTGAGGTAATTATAACATAGAggttaatatctaatattagaattatatgtatattttgtaaGTATATTTgcagaaattaaaaaatcgcACTTCTGATATAACTAGAGGAACAGTACAAAAATCTGTTTGTGTATTAAGTACTCTGCCACTTTATGGTCATATTCAAGTAAAAATGGCATTAATAACGCATGCATATTTTGAAGAAGGAGATTTTAGTAAAGTATCATTGTTAGAAGATACTTATCGTCATCTTAATTCTTGTATGAGCAGTGAAAGTCAAATACCACCTCAAGTATTTGTTGGTAATTATCAACAGAAATGTATTTTCATATTAGCTTTAATAAAAACACCAAATGATTATATTGTACGTATatttaaagtataatattacttatagGTCTGTCTGCCAgagattttatattacaatttcgCCATAAagtacttcttttatttaaattacttttGCTAGAAAAAAGAGTGGTCTTTTACCAATCTCCTGTACAGCCGTTATGTGCCACAATATTAACTTTACTTTCATTATATCCCAGTATGATCGAACATGGTCTCCAACAAGCAGCTTGTGTCAGGTATTTTGAATGAATCCATCTACTTGCTATGCACTATATTATTCAGTATATTATCTAGTATATAGTACTATATTATCaagtattttaaatgaatagaTGAATTCATATTACTATATGTAGTTATACTTCTATTACAATTGTTTTCTTATAGACCGTCTAGACCTATGTCTCCTATACCGACTTTTGATGATGAAGAAATTGCATTGAATAGTGTTGACTCTAATTTATCTACTACAAATGTTATAAAAGAGAACATATCAGATCTTGCACATgagaatattaatgataactcaaatagaaattctttgtgtataaatgataataaaactatTGAAACAATGGAAGGAAAATGTATGGATGCATTTGGCAATATGactattcaaaaaaataataatgaaaatttaaatggaaaaattattgatgTAGAGTCAACACAAGAATGCACTgaaaattatgaagaaaataattctaaatattCACCTAAAGCGAATGACAATGTACACAGAGTTCATAGCGTCAATACAATTACTTTAGGCATGGGTGATGCTGATAATAGTTTACCACGCGATACAAGTAATGATGCATTATCTGATGCACGATTGACCAACAATATAACTCAAATAGCACATATAAATCCAGAACATTGCGGATTGCCATTAAGTTTATTTACTAaggtatatataagatttttatttaaaaatcaattaaaatcagtatatgttttctttattacttgtaatcaaattcattcattatttttaaggGATATCTTTGTCTACCTTATTTATCTTTACCATACTTAGATCTCTTAGGAGATATTAATGTTAGAGGATATGTAGTTGGAGCaacaaatgttttatttaaacaaaaaa
Coding sequences within:
- the LOC124952888 gene encoding SUZ domain-containing protein 1; its protein translation is MSAVDDILESWEDIDDPGVLDKKLDVLRLNAVEALEEIEASSLKINNNNTNNTRMIILGEDGMRSQYVPPKPTVKILKRPTRDSQGSGDGPLLNGDKPKQPIKSLKQREQEYAEARRRILGEEKSPEEKVIQEINRIQPKSVVPGGSALPSNVTRMPIGPDGTRGFNVRR
- the LOC124952885 gene encoding late secretory pathway protein AVL9 homolog; its protein translation is MKNMAESAGPILHVIVVGFHHKKGCQVEYSFPPLVPGAPNECPLGWKYLPTLALPDGSHNYDEDTVYFHLPSLNDPKRTIYGISCFRQIPVEKLKNRTSDITRGTVQKSVCVLSTLPLYGHIQVKMALITHAYFEEGDFSKVSLLEDTYRHLNSCMSSESQIPPQVFVGLSARDFILQFRHKVLLLFKLLLLEKRVVFYQSPVQPLCATILTLLSLYPSMIEHGLQQAACVRPSRPMSPIPTFDDEEIALNSVDSNLSTTNVIKENISDLAHENINDNSNRNSLCINDNKTIETMEGKCMDAFGNMTIQKNNNENLNGKIIDVESTQECTENYEENNSKYSPKANDNVHRVHSVNTITLGMGDADNSLPRDTSNDALSDARLTNNITQIAHINPEHCGLPLSLFTKGYLCLPYLSLPYLDLLGDINVRGYVVGATNVLFKQKKQLIDVLVEVENTRIEATDPELRRQLHLTTEDLRFADYIVRHVSEPRKDIFLDGVGWEGGDEWIRTQFRVYLLSMLRTSMQQDTRQSDHYNSTFMAAWRATNNYKMWNSLNKPEINNIEPGHPFAGQLSVQDMKLRFSHTMQNTESGRKLNQAMLSTGRAVATTGKAVGGAISQAKGAFSNWWSTLTTAQTIDEMKTDNQASNIHQTTLSNTIEKTPTDNEDLTIQTNNTDVVATVD